A part of Paenibacillus sp. IHBB 10380 genomic DNA contains:
- a CDS encoding TetR/AcrR family transcriptional regulator, translated as MAAMDRRKQVLNAAAQSFALFGYKATTMDQVAKIANVGKGTIYTFFTNKEDLFDEIVLEVIQEMKRIVEREVIPEKAFFYNLYRVLNAVLEFRREHDLIIKLSQELRDFGTPQALEALDKVENVVLEYLEQEIGIALRNNEIKPCDPKVVSIVMLRLYITLTSDLNKLHAPLSKEEIQRYIRLFLLDGLAVTK; from the coding sequence ATGGCTGCGATGGATCGTCGAAAGCAAGTACTGAATGCGGCAGCCCAATCTTTTGCACTTTTTGGGTATAAAGCAACGACGATGGATCAAGTAGCAAAGATTGCAAATGTTGGTAAAGGAACGATATATACTTTTTTTACGAATAAGGAAGATTTATTCGATGAGATTGTATTGGAAGTCATCCAAGAGATGAAACGGATCGTAGAAAGAGAAGTGATCCCTGAGAAAGCATTCTTCTATAATTTATACAGAGTGCTTAATGCGGTCCTTGAATTCCGTAGAGAACATGATCTTATCATTAAGCTATCGCAAGAACTGCGTGACTTCGGAACACCTCAAGCACTGGAAGCACTGGATAAAGTGGAGAATGTTGTTTTAGAGTATTTAGAACAAGAGATTGGGATTGCCTTAAGAAATAATGAAATTAAGCCTTGTGATCCCAAAGTTGTCTCGATTGTCATGTTAAGATTGTACATCACGTTGACTTCAGACTTGAATAAGCTCCATGCACCCTTGAGTAAGGAAGAAATTCAACGGTATATTCGTTTATTCCTTTTGGATGGTTTAGCAGTAACGAAATAA
- a CDS encoding UDP-N-acetylglucosamine--LPS N-acetylglucosamine transferase, with protein MRKKRILFLSEGFGTGHTQAAHALASGMKKLHPHLQCRVIELGNFLNPTVGPWILSAYRKTVSTTPAIIGMFYRNKYDKSLNRLTQLALHRIFYTHAAQVLSQLKPDIIICTHPIPNSVISRLKRQGVDVPLITLITDYDVHGTWVNPEVNQYLVSSPRVKNLLLERGVASHHIKMTGIPVHPDFWERGNRDQLRAEFNLKSQPTVLVMGGGWGLAFKRDFLVQLTSWADHIQLIFCVGSNLKLLDKMKENPIFDHPNITLLGYSSQINKLMDVSDLLITKPGGMTCTEGLIKGIPMIFYEAIPGQEEQNSLFFVNRGFAETLHSTVLNRWFKRLTTDYEEVVAERNNKKSTESYLQPCCCAQTVVDMLKMESLEQPREWTITP; from the coding sequence ATGAGAAAAAAGAGAATTCTGTTTTTGTCCGAAGGATTTGGGACTGGGCACACTCAAGCGGCTCATGCTCTCGCCAGCGGAATGAAGAAGCTTCATCCCCATTTGCAGTGCCGTGTGATCGAACTTGGAAATTTCCTGAATCCCACTGTAGGACCTTGGATTCTATCAGCATATCGCAAAACAGTCAGTACAACGCCAGCCATTATAGGTATGTTCTACCGTAACAAGTATGATAAATCATTGAATCGACTAACTCAGCTTGCGCTACATCGCATTTTTTATACCCATGCAGCACAAGTTCTATCTCAACTCAAGCCTGATATCATCATCTGTACCCATCCTATTCCCAATAGCGTCATCTCGCGGCTTAAACGCCAGGGTGTAGATGTCCCGTTGATCACACTCATTACCGATTACGATGTCCATGGAACGTGGGTTAACCCTGAGGTGAATCAATATCTAGTCTCTTCTCCAAGAGTCAAGAATCTTCTTCTTGAACGTGGTGTAGCCTCACATCATATTAAGATGACGGGTATTCCAGTACACCCCGATTTTTGGGAGCGGGGAAATAGAGACCAGCTCCGGGCTGAATTTAACTTAAAATCTCAACCCACTGTTCTTGTTATGGGTGGTGGATGGGGACTCGCTTTCAAACGTGACTTCTTGGTACAGTTGACATCATGGGCTGATCATATCCAGCTTATTTTTTGTGTGGGTAGCAATTTAAAGCTATTGGACAAAATGAAAGAGAACCCAATCTTTGACCATCCGAATATTACGTTGTTAGGTTACTCAAGCCAGATCAACAAGCTCATGGATGTGTCTGACCTCCTTATTACTAAGCCAGGTGGAATGACATGTACAGAAGGACTAATTAAAGGTATCCCTATGATATTTTATGAAGCTATTCCAGGACAAGAAGAACAAAACAGTCTTTTCTTCGTGAACCGTGGATTTGCAGAGACACTCCATTCCACTGTACTCAATAGATGGTTCAAGCGACTTACAACGGATTATGAAGAAGTTGTTGCTGAGCGGAATAATAAGAAATCTACCGAGTCTTATCTTCAGCCTTGTTGCTGCGCACAAACTGTCGTTGATATGCTTAAGATGGAATCACTCGAACAACCGAGAGAATGGACTATCACTCCTTAA
- a CDS encoding cell wall hydrolase, whose protein sequence is MSTFRQNRWIALLVGVILVCFSVICLLLQSEQVQGWEKESKLPMLETMPSSILSDGTVQPLEKTNSYSLSSLKLESMNTFHTMDNEKSLFMNKSVVLKSSEQVVFKNHLLTNHLVLFQVDQEAEARKKAKVVQAKAKKEAQAKKEAKAKKEAAAKKLAEVNPKLNPPQVLFFTRTKTLSQQAKDQSTWQYAVSDEELLMLRKIVMAEAEGEPYEGKVAVANVVLNRLRSANFPNTIQKVIYQKFQFSPVRNGRFKRVQPNKDTIHAVNEAMNGRKEVSDDTYYFLSLQLADDLTVKHTRTYNKTIGNHTFYK, encoded by the coding sequence ATGAGTACATTTAGACAAAACCGCTGGATAGCGCTGTTAGTTGGTGTTATTTTAGTGTGTTTCTCTGTGATATGTCTGCTTTTGCAGTCAGAACAAGTACAAGGTTGGGAGAAAGAGAGTAAGCTTCCAATGCTAGAAACGATGCCTTCGAGTATTTTATCTGATGGCACTGTTCAACCATTAGAGAAGACTAACAGCTATTCGTTATCATCTTTGAAATTGGAATCTATGAATACATTCCATACAATGGATAATGAGAAATCTCTGTTTATGAATAAGAGTGTAGTTCTTAAATCTTCTGAACAAGTCGTTTTTAAGAATCATCTTTTAACAAACCATTTAGTACTTTTTCAAGTAGATCAAGAGGCTGAGGCGAGGAAGAAAGCTAAGGTTGTGCAAGCTAAAGCAAAGAAAGAGGCACAGGCAAAGAAAGAAGCTAAAGCCAAAAAAGAGGCTGCAGCGAAGAAATTAGCAGAGGTTAATCCTAAGCTAAATCCCCCACAAGTATTATTCTTCACTCGGACAAAGACGCTAAGCCAACAAGCGAAGGATCAATCGACTTGGCAATACGCGGTTTCTGATGAAGAACTGCTTATGCTACGCAAAATTGTGATGGCAGAGGCGGAAGGTGAACCGTACGAAGGCAAAGTGGCTGTCGCCAATGTTGTCTTAAACCGGCTGCGGTCAGCCAATTTTCCCAATACTATTCAAAAGGTAATCTATCAGAAATTTCAATTTAGTCCTGTAAGAAATGGACGTTTTAAACGTGTCCAGCCTAACAAGGATACTATTCATGCTGTCAATGAAGCTATGAATGGGCGTAAGGAAGTTAGTGATGATACTTATTATTTCCTATCTCTTCAATTAGCAGATGATTTAACGGTTAAGCATACCCGGACATATAATAAAACTATTGGAAATCATACATTCTATAAATAA
- the thpR gene encoding RNA 2',3'-cyclic phosphodiesterase yields MSSGNLLPDSQRLFVALKVPEPIGYTLQNECKQYKIGIPFTKWTYSEDYHITLQFLGDTESNRIPALCEVLNNVASEVKPFKLEMGTWDTFGVPEAPRVLYRTVAGNTTRLECLQQKIVESTVELQFNKEARKYRPHITVARKYTGKTPFQRDLLISSSVETLSWCVSEFVLFTTHIGSKPMYEVVEAFPIKV; encoded by the coding sequence GTGAGCAGCGGTAACCTATTGCCAGATTCACAGCGCTTGTTCGTGGCACTCAAAGTGCCTGAACCGATAGGCTATACTTTACAAAATGAGTGTAAACAATATAAGATAGGTATTCCGTTTACTAAATGGACTTATTCGGAAGACTATCATATTACGCTTCAATTTCTGGGGGATACGGAATCTAATAGGATTCCTGCACTTTGTGAAGTCTTGAATAATGTAGCATCAGAGGTTAAGCCGTTCAAGTTGGAAATGGGGACGTGGGATACATTCGGTGTTCCAGAAGCGCCTAGAGTGCTTTATAGAACAGTTGCAGGTAATACCACTCGACTTGAATGTCTTCAACAGAAAATAGTAGAATCAACAGTAGAGTTACAATTTAACAAAGAAGCACGTAAATACCGGCCACATATTACTGTAGCACGCAAATATACGGGTAAAACTCCTTTTCAGAGGGATTTGTTAATATCATCCTCGGTGGAGACCCTATCATGGTGTGTTAGTGAGTTTGTACTTTTTACGACTCATATAGGCTCTAAGCCGATGTATGAGGTAGTAGAAGCATTCCCAATAAAGGTTTAA
- a CDS encoding OsmC family protein has product MKVSTTWNGKRSFNAVGASGYSVGMDATPAYGGEGKGATPMELLLAGLAGCMGIDITMILDAFLSTIHRLEIEAEGTRREENPTGFTAIDLTFKVDGEIPDYRVWKAIEMGEKKYCAVSDSLNAEIRMHLILNGVDTPKP; this is encoded by the coding sequence ATGAAAGTATCAACTACATGGAATGGCAAACGATCCTTTAATGCAGTAGGAGCTTCTGGGTATTCAGTTGGTATGGATGCGACACCTGCATACGGTGGAGAGGGAAAAGGGGCTACTCCTATGGAATTGTTATTGGCGGGATTAGCAGGTTGTATGGGGATTGATATTACGATGATTCTCGACGCATTTCTTTCTACCATCCATAGGCTGGAGATTGAAGCTGAGGGAACACGGAGAGAAGAAAATCCAACGGGATTTACAGCGATTGACCTAACATTCAAAGTAGATGGAGAAATCCCGGATTACCGTGTTTGGAAAGCGATTGAGATGGGTGAAAAGAAATATTGTGCGGTATCTGACTCACTAAATGCAGAGATACGGATGCATTTGATCCTGAACGGTGTAGACACGCCAAAGCCTTGA
- a CDS encoding amino acid ABC transporter ATP-binding protein, protein MISTHGLSKQFNHVNVLQEVNIEVAKNEIVVLLGPSGSGKSTLLRCLNGLEDISGGSFEVGGVRVDANMPRRQQHKLIRDIRRQTGMVFQQFNLYPHKTALGNVTEALLTVKKMSREEANIKGEQMLARVGLTDKKDTYPSRLSGGQQQRVAIARALAIDPAIMLFDEPTSALDPELVGEVLAVMQQLAKEGMTMVVVTHEMKFAREVANKVIFMADGSIVEEGTPDSFFEQPKSDRAKKFLRQITEH, encoded by the coding sequence ATGATTAGTACCCACGGATTGTCTAAGCAATTCAATCATGTTAATGTACTCCAAGAAGTAAATATAGAGGTTGCTAAGAATGAGATTGTAGTACTACTAGGGCCTAGTGGTTCAGGTAAAAGTACCTTGCTTCGGTGTTTGAATGGTCTTGAGGATATTTCCGGAGGTAGCTTTGAAGTGGGTGGTGTGCGAGTAGATGCTAATATGCCACGAAGGCAACAACACAAGTTGATTCGCGATATACGTCGTCAGACCGGGATGGTATTTCAGCAATTCAATCTGTATCCACATAAGACGGCTCTTGGCAATGTGACGGAGGCTCTTCTAACTGTTAAAAAAATGAGTAGAGAAGAGGCGAACATTAAGGGAGAGCAGATGCTGGCACGCGTAGGATTGACTGACAAGAAGGATACTTATCCTTCAAGACTATCGGGTGGACAGCAGCAACGGGTAGCAATTGCAAGAGCACTGGCCATAGATCCTGCTATCATGTTATTTGATGAGCCTACTTCGGCACTGGACCCAGAACTTGTGGGAGAAGTTCTTGCCGTCATGCAGCAACTAGCCAAAGAGGGAATGACGATGGTGGTTGTAACCCATGAAATGAAGTTTGCTCGCGAGGTAGCCAATAAAGTCATATTTATGGCAGATGGATCTATTGTGGAAGAAGGTACGCCTGATTCATTTTTTGAACAGCCGAAGTCTGACCGTGCTAAGAAGTTTTTGCGCCAAATTACAGAGCATTGA
- a CDS encoding amino acid ABC transporter permease: MDLVYQNFTFLMMGAYYTVLITLVSIFFGFIIGVITAMARMKGNRLVRGLARIYVSIIRGTPTLVQIFIVYYGLVDYGITLGPLTAAFVTLSVNIGAFLSETFRGAIMSIPKGQTEAAYATGMTSWQTMRRIIYPQAIRVAIPPMGNTFIGMLKETSLVSTIAVTELLQSAKLLVAQYYVYMPFYIAIAAMYWVMSTVFSSILNAIEKRMSKAY; this comes from the coding sequence ATGGATCTCGTCTATCAGAATTTCACTTTTTTAATGATGGGTGCTTACTATACAGTGCTAATCACCTTGGTATCCATTTTCTTTGGATTTATTATTGGTGTTATTACCGCCATGGCGAGAATGAAAGGAAATCGACTGGTGCGTGGGCTGGCTCGTATTTATGTATCTATTATCCGAGGAACCCCAACCCTTGTGCAAATTTTCATTGTTTACTATGGTCTGGTGGATTACGGCATTACATTAGGTCCGTTGACGGCAGCCTTTGTTACTCTCAGTGTGAATATAGGAGCGTTTCTCTCAGAAACATTTCGGGGAGCCATTATGTCTATCCCTAAAGGCCAGACTGAGGCGGCTTATGCTACAGGTATGACTTCTTGGCAAACGATGCGGCGAATTATTTACCCTCAAGCAATAAGGGTAGCGATTCCTCCTATGGGAAATACATTTATTGGGATGCTCAAAGAGACGTCATTAGTATCCACTATTGCAGTCACAGAATTGCTTCAGTCGGCGAAATTACTTGTGGCTCAGTATTATGTATATATGCCATTTTATATTGCAATTGCAGCGATGTATTGGGTGATGAGCACGGTGTTCTCCAGCATACTGAATGCCATTGAGAAGCGCATGTCCAAAGCTTATTAA
- a CDS encoding transporter substrate-binding domain-containing protein, with amino-acid sequence MNIQYRKPRVFVLALILVMSVIVSACGDKANTATNKPGTNNNAQESSSNLLQQVKDAGVMKVGLMGTYPPYNFLNENKEMDGFDVDIAKEVANRLGVKAEFVAQEFSGMVAGLQAKKFDTVISQMTITEDRQKQMDFTEPYITNEVKIIVKSNNNDITKLEDFKGNNIGVGLGTNDETYLRNEILPKVGKFNIKTYDDANTSLQDLNAGRIDATINNLYALKPIIDKNGFQVKAVGEAIKADSAGIAVRKNNPEFRDALDQALKDMKTDGTYKTIFVKWFGEEPSSK; translated from the coding sequence ATGAATATACAATACAGAAAACCTAGAGTTTTTGTACTTGCATTAATATTAGTGATGAGTGTGATTGTAAGTGCTTGTGGAGATAAGGCGAATACCGCTACTAATAAGCCGGGAACAAATAATAATGCCCAAGAATCCTCCAGTAATTTGTTACAGCAAGTGAAAGATGCTGGAGTCATGAAAGTTGGATTGATGGGGACTTATCCTCCTTACAATTTTTTGAATGAGAATAAAGAAATGGATGGTTTCGATGTTGATATTGCCAAGGAGGTCGCGAATCGTTTAGGGGTAAAGGCAGAGTTTGTAGCGCAAGAGTTCTCAGGTATGGTTGCAGGTCTGCAAGCGAAGAAATTCGATACCGTGATAAGTCAAATGACAATTACTGAAGACCGTCAGAAGCAAATGGATTTCACTGAACCTTATATTACAAATGAAGTCAAGATTATTGTGAAAAGCAACAATAACGATATTACGAAGTTGGAGGATTTCAAAGGTAACAATATCGGCGTAGGATTGGGTACGAATGATGAAACCTATTTACGTAATGAAATCCTTCCTAAGGTTGGGAAATTCAATATCAAAACATACGATGATGCAAATACCTCACTGCAGGATCTTAATGCAGGTCGAATTGATGCAACGATTAATAATCTATATGCGCTTAAACCTATTATTGATAAAAATGGATTTCAAGTGAAGGCAGTTGGAGAAGCGATCAAAGCGGATTCGGCAGGAATCGCTGTTCGTAAAAATAATCCGGAGTTTCGGGATGCGCTGGATCAAGCTTTAAAGGACATGAAGACCGACGGTACTTACAAAACAATTTTCGTTAAGTGGTTTGGGGAAGAACCCTCATCTAAATAA
- a CDS encoding TetR/AcrR family transcriptional regulator, translating into MNNEASEISKEVEHNKGSDRRKQILQIALERFARQGYHHTKISDIVSEAGVAQGTFYWYFKSKEAIALEIIREGQEQLLEVIGQGYRQSYATVKEMEQASEALFIRLFLFADHNRYLMELLLSGTGANGVISGAIHETKAAMERAFRRNIQRAIELEMLSSTIDAELRAAMLMSLVEGVISRWLFIPSEPDSNFSSRTIEELAAETAKFEFFGLLGK; encoded by the coding sequence ATGAATAATGAAGCTTCTGAAATCAGTAAGGAAGTAGAACATAACAAAGGATCTGATCGGAGAAAACAGATTTTACAGATTGCCTTAGAACGATTTGCAAGACAGGGTTATCATCACACGAAAATTTCGGATATCGTTAGTGAGGCTGGTGTTGCTCAGGGAACCTTCTATTGGTATTTCAAAAGTAAAGAAGCTATAGCATTAGAAATTATTCGAGAAGGACAAGAGCAACTTTTGGAGGTTATTGGACAAGGTTATCGGCAAAGCTATGCAACAGTGAAGGAGATGGAACAAGCTTCGGAAGCTTTATTCATCAGACTATTCTTGTTCGCCGATCATAATCGCTACCTCATGGAATTACTTCTTAGTGGAACAGGTGCCAACGGCGTGATTAGTGGTGCTATTCACGAGACTAAGGCGGCGATGGAACGGGCCTTTAGACGTAACATTCAAAGAGCGATTGAACTTGAAATGTTATCGTCCACGATTGATGCAGAGTTACGAGCCGCTATGTTAATGAGCCTAGTTGAAGGTGTTATCTCTCGATGGTTATTCATACCGTCCGAACCAGATTCAAATTTCTCCTCAAGGACAATCGAAGAATTAGCAGCTGAGACGGCTAAATTTGAATTTTTTGGGCTTTTAGGCAAGTGA
- a CDS encoding D-2-hydroxyacid dehydrogenase produces the protein MKQIVSLHNLSPEQLKQIKDVAPEYNVTISKRSELDSKRLQEAEILIGWSKGIEEHVLAEDSKLQWIQTWSAGVDKLPLDQLATRNILLTNSSGVHAIPISESIFAMILAFSRGVQRAILNQHEQKWDPKVGWNGSSTLSELNGKTAVIVGVGEIGSETARLAKAFGMKVIGVRRSGKDAPHVDHMYTMGGLHEALSQGDYIINILPLTDETYHMFDTAAFAAFKRESCFINAGRGPTVHTAALVDALREGIIRSAGLDVFEEEPLPQDHPLWTMEQVLITPHIAGSTEHYDERVVDIFVDNLKAYIEGKRLPRNLVDYDLKY, from the coding sequence ATGAAACAAATAGTTAGTCTGCACAACTTATCTCCCGAACAATTAAAACAGATTAAGGATGTTGCTCCAGAATATAACGTAACCATTAGCAAAAGGTCTGAACTAGATTCTAAACGGTTACAAGAAGCAGAGATTCTCATTGGATGGTCCAAGGGAATAGAGGAACATGTTCTTGCTGAGGATAGCAAGCTACAATGGATTCAGACTTGGTCTGCGGGTGTAGATAAGCTACCGCTGGATCAACTAGCGACAAGAAATATATTGTTAACCAATTCCAGTGGTGTACATGCTATCCCTATATCGGAAAGTATTTTTGCCATGATCCTTGCCTTCTCTCGAGGTGTGCAACGGGCCATCCTGAACCAACATGAACAGAAATGGGACCCTAAAGTCGGATGGAATGGATCTAGTACACTCTCGGAGCTTAACGGCAAAACAGCTGTGATTGTAGGCGTTGGCGAAATTGGTAGTGAAACAGCTCGACTTGCCAAGGCTTTTGGCATGAAGGTGATCGGCGTTAGACGTTCTGGTAAAGATGCTCCACATGTGGATCACATGTACACCATGGGAGGGCTACACGAGGCACTTAGTCAAGGAGACTATATTATCAACATCCTTCCACTAACGGATGAGACTTATCACATGTTCGATACAGCAGCTTTTGCTGCTTTCAAACGAGAATCTTGCTTCATTAATGCAGGACGCGGACCAACCGTTCATACTGCCGCTCTAGTGGATGCACTGAGAGAAGGCATTATCCGCTCAGCTGGACTTGATGTATTTGAAGAGGAACCCTTACCGCAAGACCATCCCCTCTGGACGATGGAACAGGTGTTAATTACGCCTCATATTGCAGGCAGCACTGAGCATTATGATGAGCGTGTTGTGGATATTTTTGTGGACAATTTGAAAGCTTATATAGAAGGAAAAAGATTGCCACGTAATCTAGTCGACTACGATTTGAAATATTAA
- a CDS encoding aminotransferase class I/II-fold pyridoxal phosphate-dependent enzyme, whose translation MQNEWIAPRVREIAPSGIRAFFDLSAGNEDIISLGVGEPDFVTPEHVRAACIRALNKGETMYTPNSGLLELREEIAAYLHTSFNLRYEPTSEVIVTVGSSEAVDLALRAFITPGDEIIVPSPSYIAYSPITHLNGGVTVEVESSAEQGFKLTAEALRKVITPRSKLLMVNFPTNPTGAVMSYEDWLPIAQIVKENNLLVISDEIYAELTYNSHHVSIASLPGMIERTIVISGFSKAFAMTGWRVGYACGDRELIAAMLKIHQYTAMCAPVLGQIAAIESLRNGMQHKEDMKQCFDERRKLLVSGFRAIGLPCHEPAGAFYAFPSIAHTGLTSEDFALQLHREVGVAAVPGHVFGAGGEGYIRCSYAASLQKLTEALERIEGFMKVKL comes from the coding sequence ATGCAAAATGAGTGGATTGCTCCGCGTGTGCGGGAGATTGCGCCTTCGGGGATTCGGGCTTTTTTTGACCTAAGTGCAGGGAATGAGGATATTATTTCGCTTGGCGTAGGCGAGCCTGATTTCGTTACACCGGAGCATGTAAGAGCTGCCTGTATTCGTGCCTTGAACAAAGGGGAAACGATGTATACACCGAATTCCGGTTTACTGGAGCTTAGAGAGGAGATTGCCGCTTATCTGCACACAAGCTTCAACCTCCGCTACGAGCCAACTAGCGAGGTCATAGTTACGGTGGGAAGTAGCGAAGCCGTGGATTTGGCTCTGAGAGCCTTCATTACACCCGGGGATGAGATTATCGTACCTTCTCCGAGCTATATTGCTTATTCACCGATTACCCATTTGAACGGGGGAGTCACGGTAGAGGTTGAATCTTCAGCCGAGCAGGGTTTTAAGCTTACTGCGGAAGCATTGCGGAAGGTGATCACGCCGCGTTCCAAGCTTCTTATGGTAAATTTTCCAACTAATCCTACAGGAGCAGTAATGTCATATGAAGATTGGTTGCCTATTGCACAAATTGTAAAAGAGAATAATTTACTTGTTATTTCAGATGAAATCTATGCAGAGCTCACGTATAACAGCCACCATGTTAGTATTGCCTCTCTTCCTGGGATGATAGAACGAACAATTGTCATTAGCGGCTTCTCCAAAGCATTTGCAATGACCGGCTGGAGAGTAGGTTATGCCTGTGGTGATCGGGAATTAATTGCGGCGATGCTGAAAATTCATCAATACACTGCGATGTGTGCCCCAGTGCTCGGTCAAATTGCTGCCATTGAATCACTGCGGAACGGAATGCAGCATAAGGAAGACATGAAACAATGCTTCGATGAGCGGAGAAAGCTGCTGGTTAGTGGATTTCGAGCGATTGGATTGCCTTGCCATGAACCGGCGGGAGCATTTTATGCCTTTCCTTCGATCGCTCATACTGGACTGACATCAGAAGATTTCGCTTTGCAGTTGCATCGAGAGGTAGGTGTTGCGGCAGTTCCGGGTCATGTTTTTGGAGCAGGTGGAGAGGGATATATTCGCTGCTCCTATGCAGCTTCCCTACAAAAATTAACGGAAGCGCTGGAGAGAATCGAAGGTTTTATGAAGGTGAAGTTGTAA
- a CDS encoding D-alanine--D-alanine ligase, producing MKVGVIMGGVSSEYEVSMNSGKEILKNLDPNKYEITPIVITKREELIEQAKGIDIALLALHGAYGEDGTVQGTLETMGIPYTGSRVLSSSICMDKDLSKKLMRYEGVNTADWLCWDSMKDYSVDAVERLGYPVMVKPCSGGSSIGMEKVSGPKELLSAVQKAFACDQSILIESYIQGQEITCSILNGELLPILGITSAHTEWFDYSAKYEDGGAEERIIELPTEVHERVREAALSCYKALKCSVYARVDMLLKDGIPYVLEVNTLPGMTKASLLPKSAQAAGYTFSGLLDEIISLSLKEKSSREEVCSHAK from the coding sequence ATGAAGGTAGGCGTAATTATGGGCGGGGTATCTTCAGAATATGAGGTGTCAATGAATAGTGGGAAAGAGATATTGAAGAATCTCGATCCAAATAAATATGAAATTACTCCAATTGTGATCACGAAACGTGAGGAGCTCATTGAACAGGCAAAAGGCATCGATATCGCGCTGCTTGCACTTCATGGAGCTTATGGAGAGGATGGCACTGTTCAAGGGACGCTGGAGACGATGGGAATCCCATATACGGGAAGCCGGGTTTTGTCTAGTAGCATTTGCATGGACAAAGATCTTTCCAAAAAGCTTATGCGCTACGAAGGCGTGAATACGGCAGATTGGCTGTGTTGGGACAGCATGAAGGATTATTCGGTAGATGCAGTAGAACGACTTGGTTATCCCGTTATGGTTAAGCCGTGTTCAGGCGGTTCGAGTATCGGAATGGAAAAGGTGAGCGGTCCTAAGGAGCTGCTAAGCGCAGTGCAGAAAGCTTTTGCCTGTGATCAGTCGATTTTGATCGAGAGCTACATTCAAGGTCAGGAAATCACCTGCTCCATTCTGAACGGAGAGCTGTTACCCATTCTAGGGATTACTTCAGCGCATACTGAGTGGTTCGATTATAGTGCTAAGTATGAGGACGGAGGAGCAGAAGAACGGATAATTGAACTACCTACAGAGGTGCATGAGCGGGTACGCGAAGCTGCCTTGAGCTGCTACAAAGCACTAAAATGTAGTGTATACGCACGGGTAGATATGCTACTTAAGGATGGTATTCCATATGTGCTGGAGGTGAACACGCTACCGGGCATGACGAAGGCCAGTCTTTTACCCAAAAGCGCGCAAGCGGCAGGGTACACATTCAGCGGACTGCTGGACGAGATCATCTCCCTTTCCCTTAAGGAAAAGAGTTCAAGAGAAGAGGTGTGCAGCCATGCAAAATGA